In Aptenodytes patagonicus chromosome 8, bAptPat1.pri.cur, whole genome shotgun sequence, a genomic segment contains:
- the PPM1M gene encoding protein phosphatase 1M, which yields MSAEWLRRLRRGGPTERPGGAQGSGSGPPPTALRYRRPKFLRGGVEESPRGGRAVRGTGPELSLPWGAGYAEVINAEKSEFNEDQAACCQISIRRREPGLEEDEEWLILCSTQFLTGYYWALFDGHGGPEAAIIASNYLHYCIKQKLEEVVGGITEARPPMNLSGHCVCDSDPQFVEEKHIHAKDLVVGALENAFQECDEVIGQEMEATNQMGGCTALAALYFQGKLYVANAGDSRAILVLKDNVVPMSCEFTPETERQRIQHLAFLFPKLLDGEFTRFEFPRRLKGDDVGRKVLYRDYFMEGWGYKTVEKADLKYPLVHGHGKQARLLGTLAVSRGLGDHQLKVIDTNIEVKPFLSCIPKVNVFDFALHDIKEDDVLIMATDGLWDVLCNKEVAHMVRSFLAENKTDPHRFSELAKCLVCRARGKERGHQWMLDDSHEASYDDISVFVIPLHNRDED from the exons ATGTCCGCCGAGTGGCTGCGGCGGTTGCGGCGGGGCGGCCCCACGGAGCGGCCCGGCGGCGCCCAGGGGTCTGGGTCGGGCCCGCCGCCCACCGCCCTCCGCTACCGCCGGCCTAAGTTCCTGCGTGGCGGCGTCGAGGAGAgcccgcggggcgggcgggccgtgCGGGGCACCGGGCCcgagctgtccctgccctggggcgCGGGCTACGCCGA GGTTATCAATGCCGAGAAGTCGGAATTCAACGAGGACCAGGCGGCCTGCTGTCAGATCTCCATCCGGAGGAGAGAGCCGGGCCTGGAGGAAGATGAGGAATGGCTGATCCTGTGCTCCACGCAG TTTCTGACTGGTTACTACTGGGCACTATTTGATGGCCACGGTGGCCCAGAAGCTGCCATCATCGCTTCCAACTATTTGCACTACTGCATCaagcagaagctggaggaggTTGTGGGAGGCATCACAGAGGCACGTCCCCCCATGAATCTGAGCGGACACTGCGTTTGTGACAGCGACCCCCAGTTCGTGGAGGAGAAGCACATCCACGCCAAAGACCTGGTGGTGGGAGCCCTGGAGAACGCCTTCCAGGAATGC GATGAAGTCATCGGCCAGGAGATGGAAGCTACGAACCAGATGGGAGGCTGCACTGCTCTGGCTGCCCTTTATTTCCAGGGAAAGCTGTATGTGGCTAacgctggggacagcag GGCGATTCTTGTTCTGAAGGACAACGTTGTGCCCATGAGCTGCGAGTTCACACCCGAGACAGAGAGGCAGCGAATCCAGCACTTG gcttttcttttccccaagctCCTGGACGGTGAGTTCACGCGCTTTGAGTTTCCACGGAGGTTGAAGGGAGATGATGTGGGCCGGAAAGTCCTGTACCGGGATTACTTCATGGAGGGCTG GGGATACAAGACGGTGGAGAAAGCCGACCTCAAGTATCCTCTTGTCCATGGTCACGGGAAGCAG GCTCGCTTGCTGGGGACTCTGGCTGTCTCTCGAGGTCTGGGGGATCATCAGCTCAAAGTCATCGACACCAACATTGAAGTCAAACCTTTCCTCTCCTGCATTCCCAAG GTGAATGTATTTGACTTTGCTCTGCATGACATTAAGGAAGACGACGTCCTCATCATGGCAACTGATGGCCTTTGGGATGTTCTGTGCAACAAAGAGGTGGCCCATATGGTCAGGAGCTTCCttgcagaaaacaagacagaTCCTCACAG ATTCTCAGAACTGGCCAAGTGCTTGGTATGCAGagcaaggggaaaggagagaggccACCAGTGGATGCTGGATGACAGCCACGAGGCATCCTACGATGACATCTCTGTGTTTGTCATCCCACTACACAACAGAGATGAGGACTGA